The following are encoded in a window of Scophthalmus maximus strain ysfricsl-2021 chromosome 2, ASM2237912v1, whole genome shotgun sequence genomic DNA:
- the LOC118301386 gene encoding transcription factor 7-like 1 yields the protein MSAKKIPEFGGEQTAGTETQASAERMEPAAKLNQITEEIEGEDILDRLLEMVTTMLGETPNTSTPPLSAVPAEPGFNSYLQALESPVGSPSDVYPVYTTLETVPHSFEQPWMSDPSQAAPSFYQQPLYDENMMHSGGHLCNHTGAQSQEQYLPHQWPEYNVPGPAAISAPPQPDLPVNLPAVGVVKGKMVYELPPGMFLTTFQPTAPPQNTSMSQKKKHERWQEDDRTYVKKPPNAFMLYMKEQRPKFHATMDTTVDSATVNAILGQRWKSLTKEEQAKYYEEANKERLHHAEQFPEWSSSNNYGKKRKRIRRKACCQR from the exons ATGTCAGCAAAGAAAATTCCAGAGTTCGGGGGAGAACAGACTGCAGGGACAGAGACACAAGCATCCGCCGAGAGGATGGAACCTGCTGCCAAATTAAATCAGATTACAGAAGAGATTGAGGGGGAAGATATACTCGACCGCTTACTGGAGATGGTAACTACAATGCTGGGAGAAACACCCAACACTTCGacacctcctctttctgctgTCCCTGCTGAGCCAGGGTTCAACAGCTACCTTCAGGCATTGGAAAGTCCAGTGGGAAGTCCGAGCGATGTATATCCTGTCTACACCACCTTGGAAACAGTTCCACACAGTTTTGAGCAGCCATGGATGTCTGATCCCAGTCAGGCTGCTCCCAGTTTCTATCAACAGCCACTGTATGATGAAAATATGATGCACTCAGGTGGTCACCTGTGCAACCACACAGGTGCCCAAAGCCAAGAACAG tACCTGCCACATCAGTGGCCTGAATACAACGTCCCAGGACCAGCAGCCATCAGTGCCCCTCCACAACCA GATTTGCCAGTTAACCTGCCTGCTGTTGGAGTAGT GAAAGGAAAGATGGTGTATGAGCTTCCACCAGGAATGTTCCTCACTACTTTTCAACCTACTGCTCCTCCACAGAACACCTCCATGTCACA aaaaaagaagcatgaGAGGTGGCAGGAGGATGATCGGACATATGTTAAGAAGCCGCCTAACGCCTTCATGTTGTACATGAAAGAGCAGAGGCCAAAATTTCACGCCACAATGGACACCACAGTGGACAGTGCGACAGTCAATGCTATCCTTGGACAAAGA TGGAAATCACTAACCAAGGAGGAGCAGGCCAAATATTATGAAGAGGCGAACAAAGAAAGGCTGCACCACGCTGAACAATTTCCAGAGTGGTCGTCCAGTAACAATTAC ggcaagaagagaaagaggataAGGAGAAAGGCTTGCTGCCAGCGCTGA
- the LOC118300950 gene encoding uncharacterized protein LOC118300950 isoform X1, with protein MSVRKIPVFQGELTLGTVTQASVEWMDLEKELEHFLQTIEMEEADVLDRFMEDLSMRLPRYGEINLSAVGVVEFQGEQTVGTETQASVERMEPAAKLNQIKQNVEGEDELDRFLEAINTILEDTLNTSPPPPPAVPAEPGSNSHLQAVESPSDGDGVSTTLVAGPHSLKQPWMSAPSQAAPSSYQQPLTCHISGLDSTSQDQQPAVLLHNQMSERKIPEFEGEQTVGTETQASVEWMDLEKELENYLQTMEMEEADVVDLVLEAINTILRDTGNTSPPLPAVPAETGFNSHPQAVEILSDGYGVSTTLVAASHSFKQPWMSAPSQAAPSFYQQPLYDQNIMQSGGQLCNQAGAQSQEQVSQYLPHQWPGYNVPGPAAISAPPQPYLPHQWPGYNVLGPAGFSTPQQDLSMWLPQGGEINLSAVGVVKGKMVYALPPGMSFTAFDPAAPPQNTSMSQKRKRESWQEEDQTYIKKPPNAFMLYMKEQRPKVRAELDTTVNSSTLNTILGQRWKSLSKEEQARYYEEANKERLLHAEQFPEWSSRNNYGKKRKRIRTKNCCQR; from the exons ATGTCAGTAAGAAAGATTCCGGTGTTCCAGGGAGAACTGACTCTAGGGACAGTGACACAAGCATCAGTCGAGTGGATGGATCTTGAAAAGGAGTTAGAGCATTTTTTACAGACAATagagatggaggaggcagaTGTGCTTGACCGCTTCATGGAG GATTTGTCAATGAGGCTGCCTCGATATGGGGAGATTAACCTATCTGCTGTTGGAGTGGT GGAGTTCCAGGGAGAACAGACTGTAGGGACAGAGACACAAGCATCAGTCGAGAGGATGGAACCTGCTGCCAAATTAAATCAGATTAAACAAAACGTGGAGGGGGAAGATGAACTTGACCGCTTCCTGGAGGCGATAAATACAATTTTGGAAGACACACTCAACacttcaccacctcctcctcctgctgtcccTGCTGAGCCAGGTTCCAACAGCCACCTTCAGGCAGTGGAAAGTCCGAGTGATGGGGATGGTGTCTCCACCACCCTGGTAGCAGGTCCACACAGCCTCAAGCAGCCATGGATGTCTGCTCCCAGTCAGGCTGCTCCCAGTTCCTATCAACAgccact TACCTGCCACATCAGCGGCCTGGACTCAACGTCCCAGGACCAGCAGCCGGCAGTGCTTCTCCACAACCA GATGTCAGAAAGAAAAATTCCAGAGTTTGAGGGAGAACAGACTGTAGGGACAGAGACACAAGCATCAGTCGAGTGGATGGATCTTGAAAAAGAGTTGGAGAATTATTTACAGAcaatggagatggaggaggcagaCGTGGTTGACCTAGTCCTGGAGGCGATAAATACAATTTTGCGAGACACAGGCAACACTTCACCACCTCTTCCTGCTGTCCCTGCTGAGACAGGGTTCAACAGCCACCCTCAGGCAGTTGAAATTCTGAGTGATGGATATGGTGTCTCCACCACCCTGGTAGCAGCTTCACACAGCTTCAAGCAGCCATGGATGTCTGCTCCCAGTCAGGCTGCTCCCAGTTTCTATCAACAGCCACTCTATGATCAAAATATCATGCAGTCAGGTGGTCAACTGTGCAACCAGGCAGGTGCTCAAAGCCAAGAACAG GTTTCACAGTACCTGCCACATCAGTGGCCTGGATACAACGTCCCAGGACCAGCAGCCATCAGTGCTCCTCCACAACCA TACCTGCCACATCAGTGGCCCGGATACAACGTCTTAGGACCAGCAGGCTTTAGTACTCCACAACAA GATTTGTCAATGTGGCTGCCTCAGGGTGGAGAGATAAACCTGTCTGCTGTCGGAGTAGT GAAAGGAAAGATGGTGTATGCGCTTCCACCGGGAATGTCCTTCACTGCTTTTgatcctgctgctcctccacagaACACCTCCATGTCACA AAAAAGAAAGCGTGAGAGCTGGCAGGAGGAAGATCAGACATATATTAAGAAGCCGCCTAACGCTTTCATGTTGTACATGAAAGAGCAGAGGCCAAAAGTCCGCGCTGAACTGGACACCACAGTGAACAGTTCAACACTCAACACTATTCTTGGACAAAGA TGGAAGTCACTGTCCAAGGAGGAGCAGGCCAGATATTATGAAGAGGCGAACAAGGAAAGGCTACTCCACGCTGAACAATTTCCAGAGTGGTCGTCCAGAAACAATTAT ggcaagaagagaaagaggatcAGGACAAAGAATTGCTGCCAGCGCTGA
- the LOC118300950 gene encoding uncharacterized protein LOC118300950 isoform X2 codes for MSVRKIPVFQGELTLGTVTQASVEWMDLEKELEHFLQTIEMEEADVLDRFMEDLSMRLPRYGEINLSAVGVVEFQGEQTVGTETQASVERMEPAAKLNQIKQNVEGEDELDRFLEAINTILEDTLNTSPPPPPAVPAEPGSNSHLQAVESPSDGDGVSTTLVAGPHSLKQPWMSAPSQAAPSSYQQPLTCHISGLDSTSQDQQPAVLLHNQMSERKIPEFEGEQTVGTETQASVEWMDLEKELENYLQTMEMEEADVVDLVLEAINTILRDTGNTSPPLPAVPAETGFNSHPQAVEILSDGYGVSTTLVAASHSFKQPWMSAPSQAAPSFYQQPLYDQNIMQSGGQLCNQAGAQSQEQYLPHQWPGYNVPGPAAISAPPQPYLPHQWPGYNVLGPAGFSTPQQDLSMWLPQGGEINLSAVGVVKGKMVYALPPGMSFTAFDPAAPPQNTSMSQKRKRESWQEEDQTYIKKPPNAFMLYMKEQRPKVRAELDTTVNSSTLNTILGQRWKSLSKEEQARYYEEANKERLLHAEQFPEWSSRNNYGKKRKRIRTKNCCQR; via the exons ATGTCAGTAAGAAAGATTCCGGTGTTCCAGGGAGAACTGACTCTAGGGACAGTGACACAAGCATCAGTCGAGTGGATGGATCTTGAAAAGGAGTTAGAGCATTTTTTACAGACAATagagatggaggaggcagaTGTGCTTGACCGCTTCATGGAG GATTTGTCAATGAGGCTGCCTCGATATGGGGAGATTAACCTATCTGCTGTTGGAGTGGT GGAGTTCCAGGGAGAACAGACTGTAGGGACAGAGACACAAGCATCAGTCGAGAGGATGGAACCTGCTGCCAAATTAAATCAGATTAAACAAAACGTGGAGGGGGAAGATGAACTTGACCGCTTCCTGGAGGCGATAAATACAATTTTGGAAGACACACTCAACacttcaccacctcctcctcctgctgtcccTGCTGAGCCAGGTTCCAACAGCCACCTTCAGGCAGTGGAAAGTCCGAGTGATGGGGATGGTGTCTCCACCACCCTGGTAGCAGGTCCACACAGCCTCAAGCAGCCATGGATGTCTGCTCCCAGTCAGGCTGCTCCCAGTTCCTATCAACAgccact TACCTGCCACATCAGCGGCCTGGACTCAACGTCCCAGGACCAGCAGCCGGCAGTGCTTCTCCACAACCA GATGTCAGAAAGAAAAATTCCAGAGTTTGAGGGAGAACAGACTGTAGGGACAGAGACACAAGCATCAGTCGAGTGGATGGATCTTGAAAAAGAGTTGGAGAATTATTTACAGAcaatggagatggaggaggcagaCGTGGTTGACCTAGTCCTGGAGGCGATAAATACAATTTTGCGAGACACAGGCAACACTTCACCACCTCTTCCTGCTGTCCCTGCTGAGACAGGGTTCAACAGCCACCCTCAGGCAGTTGAAATTCTGAGTGATGGATATGGTGTCTCCACCACCCTGGTAGCAGCTTCACACAGCTTCAAGCAGCCATGGATGTCTGCTCCCAGTCAGGCTGCTCCCAGTTTCTATCAACAGCCACTCTATGATCAAAATATCATGCAGTCAGGTGGTCAACTGTGCAACCAGGCAGGTGCTCAAAGCCAAGAACAG TACCTGCCACATCAGTGGCCTGGATACAACGTCCCAGGACCAGCAGCCATCAGTGCTCCTCCACAACCA TACCTGCCACATCAGTGGCCCGGATACAACGTCTTAGGACCAGCAGGCTTTAGTACTCCACAACAA GATTTGTCAATGTGGCTGCCTCAGGGTGGAGAGATAAACCTGTCTGCTGTCGGAGTAGT GAAAGGAAAGATGGTGTATGCGCTTCCACCGGGAATGTCCTTCACTGCTTTTgatcctgctgctcctccacagaACACCTCCATGTCACA AAAAAGAAAGCGTGAGAGCTGGCAGGAGGAAGATCAGACATATATTAAGAAGCCGCCTAACGCTTTCATGTTGTACATGAAAGAGCAGAGGCCAAAAGTCCGCGCTGAACTGGACACCACAGTGAACAGTTCAACACTCAACACTATTCTTGGACAAAGA TGGAAGTCACTGTCCAAGGAGGAGCAGGCCAGATATTATGAAGAGGCGAACAAGGAAAGGCTACTCCACGCTGAACAATTTCCAGAGTGGTCGTCCAGAAACAATTAT ggcaagaagagaaagaggatcAGGACAAAGAATTGCTGCCAGCGCTGA